The Vitis vinifera cultivar Pinot Noir 40024 chromosome 8, ASM3070453v1 genome segment tatttttcctaatcAAGCTTTGGGGGAGATTAGATTAGTCACCAGTCAAAGACACAGCTATAATtcatattattcttaaaaaccatTGAAAGTTGGCCAACCCCCATCAACAAGGCTTGCTTGCACGCATAAAATGCTTTTAACAATATGCATTGCGTGCCCATAAGAGAGGCCTTTTTCGTTTTGGGTTGTGTTGTACATGTATCAACTGTATATGTTCCTTCACATTTGACCATTTTCTCATTCCTTTGAGGTTGGCCAATCCAACTCATGGTGGCTTCAGTGGATCAGTAAGCTTTAAAACATAAAAGGGGCTGGGGCATTGGAAAACAGCCCCTAGATTACCAGCATGATACATGGTTAATTAACTTGTTCCCTAAATAATCCAGGGTCAGTGGGCCATCCATCTGGAGTAGAGGTAGCACCAAAAACAACATGGCCTGAGGTGGTGGGCATGACGGTGGAAGAGGCAGAAAGGAAGATAAGAGAAGATATGCCTAGGGTGCAGTTCCAAGTAGTTCCGCCAAATTGCTTTGTGACCATGGATTTCAACACTAGGCGAGTCCGACTGCACGTGGATTCTGAAGGAAAGGT includes the following:
- the LOC100240931 gene encoding subtilisin inhibitor CLSI-I, whose amino-acid sequence is MADENQRTELPQERPQQSTTIPQEQPHQSTILLPGSVGHPSGVEVAPKTTWPEVVGMTVEEAERKIREDMPRVQFQVVPPNCFVTMDFNTRRVRLHVDSEGKVSRAPRIG